A genomic window from Cucumis melo cultivar AY chromosome 8, USDA_Cmelo_AY_1.0, whole genome shotgun sequence includes:
- the LOC103491169 gene encoding isocitrate dehydrogenase [NAD] catalytic subunit 5, mitochondrial, translated as MASQLLKRALRSQSGQIFSLSSNLTSSSPFPFRAFSSATTPIRATLFPGDGIGPEIAASVKQVFRTADVPIEWEEHYVGDEIDPRTQSFLTWESLESVRRNGVGLKGPMATPIGKGHRSLNLTLRKELNLYANVRPCYSLPGYKTRYDNVNLITIRENTEGEYSGLEHQVVRGVVESLKIITRQASLRVAEYAFHYAKTHGRERVSAIHKANIMQKTDGLFLKCCREVAKKYPEIKYEEVVIDNCCMMLVKNPALFDVLVMPNLYGDIISDLCAGLIGGLGLTPSCNIGEGGIALAEAVHGSAPDIAGKNMANPTALLLSAVTMLRHLELQDKADRIQDAILNTIAEGKYRTADLGGSSSTTEFTDAICDHL; from the exons ATGGCTTCGCAGCTCCTCAAACGCGCCCTTAGAAGCCAATCGGGTCAGATCTTCTCCCTTTCTTCTAACCTTACCTCTTCCTCTCCCTTCCCGTTTAGGGCTTTTTCTTCCGCAACTACTCCGATCCGAGCCACTCTCTTCCCCGGCGATGGTATTGGTCCCGAAATTGCGGCGTCCGTCAAACAG GTGTTTAGAACTGCTGATGTGCCCATCGAATGGGAAGAACACTACGTTGGGGATGAAATAGATCCTCGAACTCAAAGTTTCCTCACATGGGAAAGCTTAGAATCAGTGAGACGTAATGGTGTGGGTTTGAAAGGACCCATGGCCACACCAATTGGAAAAGGCCATCGTTCTTTAAACCTTACCTTGAGAAAGGAACTTAATTTATATGCTAATGTGAGGCCTTGCTACAGCCTACCTGGTTATAAAACTCGATATGATAATGTAAATCTTATCACCATCCGTGAGAACACAGAAGGGGAGTACAGTGGACTTGAACATCAA GTGGTGAGAGGTGTGGTTGAAAGCCTTAAGATCATTACCCGTCAAGCAAGTTTACGGGTGGCAGAATATGCTTTTCACTATGCCAAAACTCATGGGAGGGAGAGAGTCTCTGCAATTCACAAAGCCAATATTATGCAGAAAACTGATGGTCTTTTTCTCAAG TGTTGTCGAGAAGTTGCAAAGAAGTATCCTGAGATAAAGTATGAGGAAGTTGTCATTGATAACTGCTGTATGATG CTTGTGAAGAATCCAGCACTCTTTGATGTATTGGTTATGCCGAATCTTTATGGTGACATTATTAGTGATCTCTGTGCTGGTCTGATTGGAGGATTAGGATTAACACCAAG CTGTAATATTGGTGAGGGAGGTATTGCTCTTGCTGAGGCTGTGCATGGTTCAGCACCGGATATTGCTGGAAAG AACATGGCAAATCCAACTGCTTTGCTTTTGAGCGCTGTCACAATGCTTCGGCATTTAGAGCTTCAGGACAAAGCAGATCGAATCCAAGATGCCATCCTCAACACCATTGCAGAAGGGAAGTATCGAACAGCCGATCTTGGTGGTTCATCATCAACTACTGAGTTCACCGATGCAATCTGTGACCATCTTTGA